The Patescibacteria group bacterium region CTGAGGCCGGGACGGCCGTTGATAGTAACAGTAAATCAGAAGTAGAGCCTGAACCGAGCCTGGCTCATCGTGCCCAGCCCAAAGCCCAGGAAAAGATCGTCTGGCCCAAGAGCAAGGTAAAGATAGATTTGCCTTTAGAGTTACTGAATAATAAATTTTCTAAAGCGATTGGAGGCGATACGGCTGCTAACGCTCTGAAGATAAAAAAGACTTTAGAGAATTTTGGTATCGCGGTCGAGATGGGAGAAATAAAAGTCGGTCCCACAGTCACCCAATATGCTTTTAAACCGGCGGAGGGTATCAAATTATCCCACATCACCACTTTAAATAATGATCTTAGCTTGGCTTTAGCAGCTCATCCTTTGCGGATAGAGGCTCCGATTCCCGGTCAGTCCCTAGTAGGCATAGAGGTGCCTAATAAGGCCAAGGCGATCGTCGGCCTGAGAGAAATCTTAGAAGATAACGTCTTTAAGAATCGGAAGAATAATCTGATGGTAGCCTTAGGTAAAGATGTCGCTGGCACGGCCTGGATGTATGATATTTCTCGGATGCCCCACCTATTAGTGGCTGGGGCCACCAATTCCGGCAAATCAGTTTGCTTGAATACAATAATCGTTAGTCTCTTATACCAGAATAATCCGGATGATTTGCGCTTTATCATGGTTGACCCTAAGCGCGGCGTCGAGCTTAATTTCTACAATGGCATCCCCCATCTTTTAACTCCGGTCATTACGGAAGTTTCCAAAACCATCAATGCTCTGAAGTGGTGTTTGAATGAGATGGAGAGGCGCTACGATCTTTTAGGCAAAGCGGCTAAGAAGAATATCCAATCATATAATGCTAGTGCCAGTGAGAAATTACCCTATATAATTTTCATTATCGATGAATTAGCGGATTTTATGATGACGGCTGGCAAAGACTTGGAAGCGGCTATCATCCGTTTAGCTCAGATGTCTCGCGCTATTGGCATCCATTTAATCCTAGCTACCCAAAGACCGAGCGTTAATGTTATCACTGGTTTGATCAAGGCGAATATCCCGACTCGGATTGCTTTTGCCGTCGCTTCAGCGGTTGATTCTAAGACTATCTTAGACGCTAGCGGAGCTGAGAAACTCTTGGGGCAGGGAGACATGCTCTTTAGCTGTTCAGAATTTGCCAAGCCGAAGCGGATCCAGGGCGCTTTCTTAAGTGAAGGTGAAATCGTCGAGGTGGTGAATTACATAAAAGAAAAGAGCGGTCCAGCGGAATATTTGGAAGGCGTGACTGATCGGCAGAAAGTAGCTGGAGTCGCCGGCGTCGGCTTAGATGGGATCCACGGCGATGAAGATGAGCTGCTTTTGGAAGCGAAGTCTATAATCTTGAAGGCAGGAAAAGCTTCAACCTCTCTACTGCAAAGACGTCTGAGCATCGGCTATGGTCGGGCGGCTAAGATTCTGGATATGTTAGAAGAAGCTGGAGTCATCGGACCGGCCAACGGCTCTAAGCCTAGAGAAATATTGATCAGTGGCTCTGATTTTGTGAGCGCCACGCCTTTACATCATCGATCAGAGACGGATGCCCCAGACAGCTATCTAGATGAGGACGAGGGCGATGATGGAACCTTAGCTTTTAGCGGCTCAGATGAAGAGGCGGAAGATATAGAAGAGGCCGAAGAGGAATTAGAGTTAGATTCGCAAGAATTAGATGAAGTAGTGGAGGATGAAGATGAAATTTTAGAGGATATTAAGGAAGATGAGCCCCAAATTGAAGCAGAAGAGCCGCTAGTAACGCCCAAAGCACCAAAAATTGAGAAACATGCGAAAAATCTAGATCCCAAAGATGATGATGATGAGGGGATGTACTTTGCTCGGTAGATTTAATTTAATATTAGCTATAAATTACTTAAAATCACTGTTGTCGTCAGTGATTTTTAGTTGATATTGACAAAATTATTAAAATGTAGTATTATATAAGCATATTTATGGCTAATATTGTAGCCTTAAATGTTTCTTTGACAATTAAATCATTAATAATAAAAACCAAAAACAGTAAACCATGAAAAATCTTGTAATTGTATTATTTACTTTGTTGATTTCAGTCAATTTTGGCTTCGGTCAAGTGAATGTCCAGTTCTCTCAAAATAACCAGTTTGAGGCCTGGAACGATTCGGTATTTAACAGCGATGGGTATTATTGCAATACTAACCTGTTAGCTTACCATGATTTCTCCCTCGCCAATGGCGATAGTATCACTAAGTGGGTGTGGATCTTTGAAGGTGCCACTAATTATGACACGTTGGAAATGACCCCAAACAATTATCAGATGCATATCTGGGTGTATTATCCTAATATCCCGGGTAGCTACCAAACCACTTTAACGGTTTATGCATTTAATTCCGCTAACGTGGAATATTTTTCTTCAGTGACTGTAACGGTTCATATCGGGCTTGCTAGTATATTTGGTGGCGACTATTATGAAGTTACTCCTGATGACTCTGTTACTCTTAGTTCCTATTCTTCATCTGGCCCCGGTCATTTTATCTGGTCTAAAGATGGAGTATTCATTCAGGAAAGCTTCAATTCTAACAGTAGCTACTTGACGGTCAACGAGGTTGGGGAATACATGGTAACCTATATTAACGATCAATCGGGTTGTGAAACTTTCGATTTTAATTATGTTGATTGGGTTTGGCCTGGGTCAGTTTGCGCCATGTTTGGCACTGACGACAGCCTATCTCTTGGCGGCGGATATTTCTGCAACCAAGCCTCTATCACCTTTTATGACTTGTCGAGCGTTTACTC contains the following coding sequences:
- a CDS encoding DNA translocase FtsK, producing the protein MGRHKKKKETNPLDYVNLPNLSLDERAKKSIGIVFIFVLGLISLLGLFDLSGKTGQFLSRYLALIFGYGKWLVPLVFIFWGILLSKGKKYHIRFSDYLGLFLLFISYQTIFHFFIKQANWELAADSGAGGGYIGFYLSQFFVYLFGFWGGLIVILALFLISLVLVFNTSLSKIIGHESWLANIFKPLLGLAQSMFSRSEDEGESLDQAQLASIQNTALNSWQQKDLQPEAGTAVDSNSKSEVEPEPSLAHRAQPKAQEKIVWPKSKVKIDLPLELLNNKFSKAIGGDTAANALKIKKTLENFGIAVEMGEIKVGPTVTQYAFKPAEGIKLSHITTLNNDLSLALAAHPLRIEAPIPGQSLVGIEVPNKAKAIVGLREILEDNVFKNRKNNLMVALGKDVAGTAWMYDISRMPHLLVAGATNSGKSVCLNTIIVSLLYQNNPDDLRFIMVDPKRGVELNFYNGIPHLLTPVITEVSKTINALKWCLNEMERRYDLLGKAAKKNIQSYNASASEKLPYIIFIIDELADFMMTAGKDLEAAIIRLAQMSRAIGIHLILATQRPSVNVITGLIKANIPTRIAFAVASAVDSKTILDASGAEKLLGQGDMLFSCSEFAKPKRIQGAFLSEGEIVEVVNYIKEKSGPAEYLEGVTDRQKVAGVAGVGLDGIHGDEDELLLEAKSIILKAGKASTSLLQRRLSIGYGRAAKILDMLEEAGVIGPANGSKPREILISGSDFVSATPLHHRSETDAPDSYLDEDEGDDGTLAFSGSDEEAEDIEEAEEELELDSQELDEVVEDEDEILEDIKEDEPQIEAEEPLVTPKAPKIEKHAKNLDPKDDDDEGMYFAR